A window of Vigna unguiculata cultivar IT97K-499-35 chromosome 4, ASM411807v1, whole genome shotgun sequence contains these coding sequences:
- the LOC114182175 gene encoding aquaporin PIP2-2-like, with amino-acid sequence MAKHDVEGGSFSAKDYHDPPPAPFIDGEELTQWSFYRALIAEFIATLLFLYITVLTVIGYKSQSDVKAGGDLCGGVGILGIAWAFGGMIFILVYCTAGISGGHINPAVTFGLFLARKVSLIRAIMYMVAQCLGAICGVGLVKAFQKGYYNRYGGGANELSEGYSTGVGLGAEIIGTFVLVYTVFSATDPKRNARDSHVPVLAPLPIGFAVFMVHLATIPVTGTGINPARSFGAAVIYNKEKAWDDHWMFWVGPFIGAAIAAFYHQFILRAGAAKALGSFRSNPTI; translated from the exons ATGGCGAAGCATGATGTTGAGGGTGGTTCCTTCTCTGCAAAGGACTACCATGACCCTCCTCCAGCACCCTTCATTGATGGTGAGGAACTCACACAGTGGTCCTTCTACAGGGCCTTGATTGCTGAGTTCATTGCCACACTCCTCTTCCTTTACATCACAGTCCTCACTGTCATTGGTTACAAGAGCCAGAGTGATGTCAAGGCTGGTGGTGATCTCTGTGGTGGGGTTGGCATTCTTGGCATTGCTTGGGCTTTCGGTGGCATGATCTTCATCCTTGTTTACTGCACTGCTGGAATCTCAG GGGGTCACATAAACCCAGCAGTGACATTTGGACTGTTCTTGGCTCGGAAGGTGTCTCTGATAAGGGCTATAATGTACATGGTGGCTCAGTGTTTGGGGGCCATATGTGGAGTTGGGTTGGTGAAGGCCTTCCAAAAGGGTTACTACAACAGGTATGGTGGTGGGGCCAATGAGCTCAGTGAAGGCTACAGCACAGGTGTTGGATTGGGTGCTGAGATCATTGGAACCTTCGTTTTGGTCTACACTGTCTTCTCTGCTACAGATCCCAAGAGAAACGCTAGAGATTCTCATGTCCCG gtTCTGGCTCCACTTCCAATTGGTTTTGCTGTGTTCATGGTTCACTTGGCAACCATCCCAGTGACTGGCACTGGTATTAACCCTGCTAGAAGTTTTGGTGCTGCTGTCATATACAACAAAGAGAAGGCCTGGGATGATCAT TGGATGTTTTGGGTTGGACCATTCATTGGAGCAGCCATTGCAGCCTTCTACCACCAATTCATCTTGAGAGCAGGTGCTGCTAAGGCTCTTGGATCATTCAGGAGCAACCCCACCATTTGA